In a genomic window of Cytobacillus sp. FSL H8-0458:
- a CDS encoding DUF402 domain-containing protein — protein sequence MNERRNIFLFGRFIIIDNTSLEYIPLKEWFTAAMEVEDGKVVSTYCNVAKPTLFKNEEISFVDLDLDFIQEKNNQWTVVNEDEFELNSIKYGYPKELKVDPFKIFIIGCDYKTILKNFISKIAI from the coding sequence ATAAATGAACGAAGGAACATTTTCCTCTTTGGTCGATTTATAATTATTGATAATACCTCATTAGAGTACATTCCCTTGAAAGAATGGTTCACAGCTGCAATGGAAGTTGAAGACGGAAAAGTTGTTTCTACTTATTGCAATGTAGCAAAACCTACCTTATTTAAAAACGAAGAAATAAGTTTTGTTGATCTAGATTTAGATTTTATTCAGGAGAAGAATAACCAATGGACAGTAGTTAATGAGGATGAATTTGAATTAAATAGTATTAAATATGGGTATCCAAAAGAATTAAAGGTGGATCCATTCAAAATTTTCATTATTGGCTGCGATTATAAAACAATTCTTAAAAACTTTATCTCAAAAATCGCCATATAA
- a CDS encoding IS110 family transposase, with protein sequence MNPVIGLDVSKGESQVQAFLDKGKPYRKSFSIKHNTDGLGSLLEFLHEVESSAGSHQPTVVLESTGHYHFPVIQFLEEQSFVYIVVNPLISHRAKSSSLRKVKTDAIDAYHLCELFYKEELEPYKKRGIQLLNLRNLTRQQESIAEVSAQTKIQLHTLLDQVFPEYRGVFGSLYSKVSLLTLLAFPTSEVVLSVSEREITEKIASLCMSRSDAWANEKAKKLREAALRNPFQNNLYQSNIFNLELLVKIVLQYQEHLSKIAVEIDALAKEIEEYHILQSIPGIGEKIAATIISEIGEIDRFNDAKKLVAFAGVDPSVFSSGKFTASVNRITKRGSSRLRHALYMAVQSGIRDARKKKTTDEIIARNKKLREFYDKKREEGKPFRVAVIACVNKLLHWIFALLKSRTIFQDTD encoded by the coding sequence ATGAATCCAGTCATTGGCCTGGATGTATCAAAAGGAGAGAGTCAGGTTCAAGCATTTTTAGACAAAGGCAAACCGTATCGGAAGAGCTTTAGTATCAAGCACAATACCGATGGTTTAGGTAGTTTATTAGAGTTCCTTCATGAAGTAGAAAGTTCAGCTGGTAGTCATCAGCCAACGGTGGTTTTAGAATCAACAGGACATTACCATTTTCCTGTAATTCAATTTCTTGAGGAGCAAAGTTTTGTTTATATTGTTGTCAATCCTCTTATCTCCCATCGAGCCAAAAGTTCGAGTTTGCGGAAGGTAAAAACAGATGCAATTGATGCTTACCACCTTTGCGAGCTGTTTTATAAAGAAGAGTTAGAGCCTTATAAAAAAAGAGGAATTCAACTTTTAAATCTTCGTAATCTAACAAGACAACAAGAAAGTATTGCCGAAGTATCAGCACAGACGAAAATACAGCTGCATACCCTTTTGGATCAGGTATTTCCTGAATATAGAGGAGTTTTTGGAAGTTTATATTCCAAAGTCTCATTGCTTACATTATTAGCATTTCCTACTTCAGAAGTAGTGTTAAGTGTGAGTGAAAGAGAAATAACAGAGAAAATAGCTTCGCTATGTATGAGTCGTTCAGATGCATGGGCAAACGAAAAGGCTAAAAAATTAAGGGAAGCAGCCCTTCGTAATCCGTTTCAAAACAACCTCTACCAGAGTAATATTTTTAATCTAGAGTTATTAGTCAAGATCGTTCTTCAATACCAAGAGCATCTATCTAAAATTGCAGTTGAAATAGATGCCCTCGCTAAAGAAATTGAAGAATATCATATACTTCAGTCTATCCCTGGAATTGGAGAGAAAATCGCCGCCACGATTATTTCCGAAATTGGTGAGATAGATCGGTTCAATGATGCCAAAAAGCTCGTTGCATTCGCTGGAGTGGATCCTAGTGTTTTCTCTTCTGGTAAGTTTACCGCATCAGTAAATCGAATTACCAAACGAGGTTCTAGCAGGCTTCGTCATGCCTTGTATATGGCTGTTCAAAGTGGTATTCGTGATGCTCGTAAAAAGAAAACAACTGATGAAATCATCGCACGCAATAAAAAATTAAGGGAGTTTTACGATAAGAAACGGGAAGAAGGAAAACCCTTTAGAGTAGCAGTTATTGCATGTGTTAATAAGCTCTTACATTGGATTTTTGCCTTACTAAAAAGCAGAACTATTTTCCAAGATACAGATTAA
- the hemG gene encoding protoporphyrinogen oxidase: MKTVLVIGGGVTGLSAMYELNKWKKENDQDIRLVLAESAEQLGGKIRTVREGGFTIEAGADSIVARKANAMNFIQELGLEEAVVYNAAGRSYIYTDGELKLIPADSVFGIPASVESLAKSTLVSAEGKVEALKDFYTKNDRFTKNDSIGDFLEHFFGKELVEKQVAPVLSGVYSGNLSDLTIASTLPQVFDYKEKYGSIIKGFEENKKVFQSGGGKKFLSFNKGLDTLIDSYEERLDGTEILKSTQAVKIEKTDRGYMVDFSNGESLEADHVVLSIPHNAAEALFDDEELKAEFEPLKNSSLISIYLAYDIPDSELPEDGTGFITANTDELTCNACTWTSRKWKHTSESGNLLVRLFYKSSHPAFASLREMDEDELLRTALADIEKSLGITAMPLESEVTNWTEKMPNYLISHPQTVAAIESRLGREYPGIWLAGCSYYGVGIPDCIENGAETAGKIIENM, from the coding sequence GTGAAAACAGTATTAGTCATAGGCGGCGGTGTAACAGGATTGTCCGCTATGTATGAACTGAATAAGTGGAAAAAAGAAAATGATCAGGATATCCGGCTGGTGCTGGCAGAGTCAGCAGAACAGCTTGGCGGAAAAATCCGCACGGTAAGGGAAGGCGGCTTCACTATCGAGGCGGGAGCTGATTCGATTGTTGCCCGAAAAGCAAATGCGATGAATTTTATCCAGGAGCTCGGTTTGGAAGAAGCGGTTGTGTACAATGCGGCAGGACGGTCTTATATTTACACTGACGGCGAGCTGAAGCTGATCCCGGCAGATTCTGTATTTGGGATTCCGGCCAGTGTTGAATCTCTTGCCAAATCCACGCTTGTTTCAGCGGAAGGAAAAGTGGAAGCCCTGAAGGATTTTTATACGAAAAATGACCGCTTTACAAAGAACGATTCGATCGGCGATTTCCTGGAGCATTTTTTTGGAAAAGAACTGGTGGAAAAACAAGTTGCGCCTGTTCTTTCAGGAGTATATTCCGGAAATCTCAGTGATTTAACCATTGCTTCAACTCTTCCCCAGGTGTTTGATTATAAAGAAAAATACGGCAGTATTATAAAAGGTTTTGAGGAAAATAAAAAGGTGTTCCAGAGCGGCGGGGGAAAGAAGTTCCTTTCCTTTAATAAAGGCCTGGATACATTAATTGATTCTTATGAGGAAAGATTGGACGGAACAGAAATATTAAAAAGCACACAGGCAGTTAAAATAGAAAAAACGGATCGCGGATATATGGTTGATTTCTCAAATGGCGAAAGCCTGGAGGCAGATCATGTAGTGCTGAGCATTCCGCATAATGCAGCTGAAGCCCTGTTCGATGATGAGGAGCTGAAAGCGGAGTTCGAACCGTTGAAGAACAGTTCCCTGATTTCTATTTATCTTGCTTATGATATTCCAGACAGCGAACTGCCTGAAGACGGGACCGGCTTCATCACGGCCAATACGGATGAATTAACCTGCAATGCCTGTACATGGACAAGCCGCAAGTGGAAGCATACATCAGAAAGCGGTAATTTGCTTGTAAGATTATTTTATAAAAGCAGCCATCCGGCCTTTGCATCTCTAAGGGAAATGGATGAAGATGAACTGCTTCGGACGGCTCTGGCTGACATTGAAAAAAGCCTCGGCATAACGGCTATGCCTTTGGAAAGTGAAGTGACAAATTGGACTGAAAAAATGCCGAACTATCTGATATCCCATCCGCAGACAGTAGCAGCGATTGAAAGCAGGCTGGGCCGGGAATACCCGGGAATATGGCTTGCCGGCTGCTCTTATTACGGCGTGGGCATCCCTGACTGCATTGAAAATGGGGCAGAAACTGCCGGTAAAATTATTGAGAATATGTAA
- a CDS encoding amidohydrolase family protein, translating to MKTRLKGKYVIGYDGKDHVLIENAEVVFENDTIIYVGKSYSGQADKVIDAGRALISPGFIDLNALGDIDHDILHLEASSARQKNLLWSEKYVNKGHHEIMTAEEEAFKSLYAYSQLILHGITTAMPITSVHYKKWAETYEELAAAARHAADLGLRIYLGPSYQSGIRVVQADGNIKIYWDEEAGRQGLERAVRFLEEFDGSFNGLVRGMLAPERIESQTEESLLRTKQYSDHYKVPIKLHAAQGDFEYHTMVEKYGVTPIRHLYNLGFLGSRTAIPHAHFIAGYSEAKTGGGDDLSLLRETGTTVIHCPLIIGRHGQAMESFAKYKQSGINLALGTDTFPPDMFQNIRTGSMLSRIVNKEVKDSSYSDLYRAATLGAAKFLGREDLGRLCAGAKADIIAIDLDGFHMGVLDDPLRTVMISGTGRDVKLSIINGKVVMKDRKLPNLNLEALKGKAKEYFMKMKKGYLKRDYQELPENELLPPSFRVVDSINQQ from the coding sequence ATGAAGACCAGGCTAAAGGGGAAATATGTTATTGGATATGATGGAAAAGATCATGTCCTGATAGAAAATGCTGAAGTTGTTTTTGAAAATGATACCATTATTTATGTTGGAAAAAGTTATTCGGGCCAGGCTGATAAAGTTATAGATGCCGGCCGCGCTTTAATCAGTCCGGGATTTATTGACTTGAATGCATTAGGCGATATTGATCATGATATCCTGCATTTGGAGGCCAGTTCAGCAAGACAGAAAAATCTGCTTTGGTCAGAGAAGTATGTGAATAAAGGGCACCATGAAATTATGACGGCTGAGGAAGAGGCCTTTAAATCTTTATATGCCTATTCACAGCTGATTCTTCATGGAATTACAACAGCTATGCCTATCACTTCTGTACATTATAAAAAATGGGCAGAAACATATGAGGAGCTTGCTGCAGCAGCGAGGCATGCTGCTGACCTGGGACTGCGCATATACCTGGGGCCAAGCTATCAATCGGGGATAAGAGTCGTTCAGGCTGATGGCAATATAAAGATTTATTGGGATGAAGAAGCTGGAAGGCAAGGATTAGAAAGAGCTGTGCGTTTTTTGGAGGAGTTTGATGGTTCATTTAATGGTTTGGTCAGGGGAATGCTTGCACCTGAGCGGATTGAAAGTCAAACGGAAGAAAGCCTTCTCAGGACAAAGCAATATAGTGATCATTATAAAGTTCCGATAAAATTGCATGCGGCCCAAGGTGATTTTGAATACCATACTATGGTTGAGAAATATGGCGTAACGCCAATTAGGCACTTGTATAATCTTGGATTTTTAGGATCCAGAACGGCGATTCCTCATGCCCATTTTATTGCAGGATACAGTGAGGCAAAAACAGGCGGCGGGGATGATTTGTCACTTCTGAGGGAAACGGGGACAACTGTTATTCATTGCCCATTGATAATTGGAAGGCATGGGCAGGCAATGGAATCCTTTGCAAAATATAAGCAGTCAGGAATTAATTTAGCGTTGGGAACAGACACCTTTCCTCCCGATATGTTCCAGAATATCAGGACAGGAAGCATGCTTTCCCGGATCGTAAATAAAGAAGTTAAAGACTCATCATACTCAGATCTATACCGTGCTGCTACGTTAGGGGCTGCAAAGTTTCTGGGAAGAGAAGATTTGGGCCGTCTTTGCGCTGGTGCAAAAGCAGATATTATTGCAATTGATTTAGACGGATTCCATATGGGAGTTTTAGATGATCCCCTAAGGACAGTGATGATAAGCGGAACTGGAAGAGATGTCAAGTTATCCATCATTAATGGGAAAGTAGTCATGAAAGACCGAAAATTACCCAACCTTAATTTAGAGGCATTAAAAGGAAAAGCAAAAGAATATTTTATGAAAATGAAAAAAGGTTATTTGAAAAGAGATTATCAAGAGCTTCCGGAAAATGAATTGCTGCCGCCTTCTTTCAGAGTTGTCGATTCTATTAATCAGCAATGA
- a CDS encoding DUF2268 domain-containing putative Zn-dependent protease (predicted Zn-dependent protease with a strongly conserved HExxH motif), with product MGNNFNKFFVKLMGAYVQEQPQSLWTNAFTNGPGNVIMALPPQPDIDFLQYLLAHECHHASPENPIYNLSLSTFTLEEWYKMEGTAEYFSLSLYPDRRWWKDNLPAEVESRYWNECKEHLKSTDDNLKGSLCFGSRKKGIPVFAGYSFALKVISNYTSTNHIKDIRELFSVEPSVLLECYATNTLIS from the coding sequence TTGGGGAACAATTTTAATAAATTCTTCGTTAAGCTAATGGGTGCTTATGTTCAAGAACAGCCGCAATCCTTGTGGACTAATGCTTTTACCAATGGTCCAGGCAACGTAATTATGGCGTTACCTCCTCAACCAGATATTGATTTTCTTCAATATTTACTAGCCCACGAATGTCATCACGCTAGTCCCGAGAACCCTATCTATAACTTATCGTTAAGTACTTTTACTTTAGAAGAATGGTATAAAATGGAGGGAACAGCAGAGTATTTTTCTCTTTCTTTGTATCCTGATAGGCGATGGTGGAAAGATAACCTTCCAGCTGAGGTAGAGTCAAGGTATTGGAATGAGTGTAAAGAACATCTTAAATCAACAGACGATAATCTAAAAGGGTCATTATGCTTTGGGAGCCGCAAAAAAGGAATACCTGTTTTCGCGGGATATTCATTCGCCTTAAAAGTAATTTCAAATTATACATCAACAAACCATATAAAAGATATAAGGGAACTATTTTCGGTTGAGCCTTCTGTATTATTGGAGTGTTATGCAACTAATACCTTAATAAGCTAA
- a CDS encoding amidohydrolase family protein yields the protein MIDLLLIHGTVITMDQNRRIITDGAVAIKGSRILDVDMSEKLLQKYEAKEVIDCSHHCILPGLIDVHGHGGHSMFKTIAMESLDDWMPIMTNTYKHFVTDEFWYFEGKLSALERLKAGITTGVSVLGSMPRSDDPIFALNHAKAYAETGVREVVCTGPCNPPWPHSFSRWIDGQRITKEVTYEKVLNGAEAVIEALNHANQDLTRAFITPFVIVTSVEPSGPTSPSKLHHLTEHDLYQAKKVREIARKYNTRIHSDAFGGMIHLAVKDWENALLGPDVHLQHCRGISFDEAKILAETGTNVSASPGFSQIHARTPMIELIELGTTVAISTDGTSPSTGFDMFQAMRKTQFIHQAAHRDEYCLPPGKLLEMVTIDAAKCIGWDDELGSLEAGKKADVITVNMHQPHLTPEFMHIHRLVHQAYAADVGHVIVDGRVLMKDRAVLTVDEKSVLAEANEEANATIKRAGLERYMKQTKYFWGHTRTYGDGMDHNAEEAVGEKGDHQ from the coding sequence ATGATCGATTTACTCCTGATTCATGGAACAGTCATTACCATGGATCAAAACAGGCGAATCATCACCGATGGAGCTGTTGCCATAAAAGGCAGCAGGATCCTGGATGTGGATATGAGTGAAAAACTATTGCAGAAATATGAAGCGAAAGAAGTAATAGATTGCAGCCATCATTGTATCCTGCCGGGATTAATAGATGTACATGGACATGGCGGACATTCAATGTTTAAGACAATTGCAATGGAAAGCCTGGATGATTGGATGCCTATCATGACGAATACGTATAAGCATTTTGTAACAGATGAATTCTGGTATTTTGAAGGAAAGCTTTCAGCGCTTGAACGTCTGAAGGCTGGCATAACAACAGGTGTATCTGTTCTTGGCTCAATGCCAAGGTCGGATGATCCGATTTTTGCCCTCAATCATGCAAAAGCCTATGCAGAGACTGGTGTCAGGGAGGTTGTTTGCACCGGTCCCTGCAATCCGCCATGGCCTCATTCATTCAGCAGGTGGATAGACGGTCAACGAATTACTAAAGAAGTCACCTACGAGAAAGTGTTAAATGGTGCTGAAGCAGTGATTGAAGCTTTAAACCATGCCAATCAAGACCTGACAAGAGCATTTATTACGCCTTTCGTAATTGTTACATCAGTTGAACCGTCCGGCCCAACTTCACCTTCGAAACTTCATCATTTAACCGAACATGATTTATACCAAGCAAAGAAAGTCAGAGAAATTGCCAGAAAATATAATACAAGAATCCACTCTGATGCTTTTGGAGGCATGATTCACTTAGCAGTAAAGGATTGGGAGAATGCTCTTTTAGGTCCTGATGTTCATCTTCAGCATTGCCGGGGGATATCCTTTGATGAAGCGAAAATATTAGCTGAAACCGGAACAAATGTCAGTGCCTCTCCTGGATTCTCTCAAATTCATGCCCGCACACCAATGATAGAATTGATCGAGCTGGGAACAACAGTTGCCATATCAACAGATGGTACTTCACCATCCACTGGCTTTGACATGTTTCAAGCCATGAGAAAAACACAATTTATACATCAGGCCGCTCATAGAGATGAATATTGCTTGCCTCCTGGTAAACTTTTGGAGATGGTTACGATTGATGCAGCAAAATGTATTGGATGGGATGATGAATTGGGCTCACTTGAAGCGGGAAAAAAGGCCGATGTTATAACTGTCAACATGCATCAGCCGCACTTAACACCTGAATTTATGCATATTCATCGGCTTGTCCATCAAGCTTATGCAGCTGATGTGGGGCATGTTATCGTAGATGGCAGGGTCCTTATGAAAGACAGAGCAGTCTTGACCGTAGATGAAAAATCAGTTTTGGCGGAAGCAAATGAAGAAGCTAACGCAACAATTAAGCGTGCTGGTCTAGAAAGATACATGAAGCAAACGAAATATTTTTGGGGTCACACACGAACCTATGGAGATGGAATGGACCATAACGCGGAAGAAGCTGTTGGGGAGAAAGGGGATCATCAATGA
- the speB gene encoding agmatinase: MSKYSKKADYTRVKLDMPFTGITSFRKYPICTNLDDLDADFAIIGVPNDMTTAWRSGARMGPRSIREQSSLYAFGSGYDHERDIVYNNDGWKVVDCGDVSIINGDVEQSHENTEEAIRKIISKGAIPIVLGGDHSITSPVAFALESEQKVNVVQIDAHLDWLKDASGQRFTLSNPMRRMSEMEHINKMAQLGIRGVGSSQKEDFDDARAYGSTILSPKQIRKMGIEEALKEMPNGEKYYVTIDIDGLDASVAPGAGSPSPGGFFYDEVSEILEAVAKKGQVIGFDLVEVNPLYDPTGVTSQIAARLIVDFINFIIREKQNQGDGSRIFLS; the protein is encoded by the coding sequence ATGAGTAAATATTCAAAAAAAGCAGACTATACAAGAGTAAAACTGGATATGCCCTTTACAGGCATAACATCCTTTCGAAAGTATCCAATTTGTACGAATTTAGATGATTTAGATGCTGATTTTGCAATTATTGGTGTTCCCAATGATATGACCACCGCCTGGCGTTCCGGGGCTCGGATGGGACCGAGATCGATTCGTGAGCAGTCTTCTCTATATGCATTTGGTTCAGGCTATGATCATGAAAGAGATATTGTCTACAATAATGATGGCTGGAAGGTCGTTGACTGCGGCGATGTTTCCATAATCAATGGAGACGTCGAACAAAGTCATGAAAATACCGAAGAAGCCATTCGGAAAATTATCTCTAAAGGAGCTATTCCAATTGTTTTAGGCGGCGATCATTCGATCACGAGCCCGGTTGCTTTTGCTTTAGAGAGTGAGCAAAAAGTGAATGTTGTTCAAATCGATGCCCATCTCGACTGGTTAAAGGATGCCTCTGGTCAGCGCTTTACGTTAAGCAATCCGATGCGAAGAATGTCAGAAATGGAGCATATCAATAAAATGGCACAGCTCGGAATAAGAGGGGTTGGCAGCAGCCAGAAAGAAGACTTTGACGATGCCCGTGCCTATGGAAGTACGATTTTGTCACCTAAACAAATTAGAAAAATGGGAATTGAAGAAGCATTGAAAGAGATGCCAAATGGCGAAAAGTACTATGTAACGATTGATATCGATGGTTTAGATGCCTCTGTTGCACCTGGAGCTGGTTCACCTTCACCAGGGGGATTCTTTTATGATGAAGTAAGTGAAATATTAGAAGCAGTCGCAAAAAAAGGGCAAGTAATCGGTTTTGACTTAGTTGAAGTAAACCCGCTATACGACCCAACCGGCGTAACTTCACAAATTGCAGCAAGACTAATTGTTGATTTTATTAACTTCATTATAAGAGAAAAACAGAACCAGGGGGATGGTTCTCGTATTTTTTTGAGCTAG
- a CDS encoding YkvI family membrane protein, which translates to MNNTFKIIVLAGAFVSFILGGGTATGQEILQFFVSFGYLGIGAIIIAAVLHMWFGAYAMDVGLKLKAEDSKDVFIYFCGKYLGLFFYWFAQLFILIVFVVMISGAGATVSEHFGLGIVAGRAIMAIAVLITALFRLETIIKILGIAGPIIVLFAVIVGIGNFESAGFSQAGDIVKELNLSKATSDWWQAGFIYSSFVLLVALPFLANLGKGEVKRSNVIIGGSLGGLIMLIGVFAIYIGILSNIENLHTKAIPTLVLADQISPALATIYSIILLIAIYTTAVGMLWTVAKQFSKDNLSKYRILVVTLTILGFFGGLFPFAKIIDLVYPIVGYIGLILMVGMLYRQFINKGKLESATSTTVNIDKNLSE; encoded by the coding sequence ATGAATAATACATTTAAAATTATTGTCTTAGCAGGTGCCTTTGTATCATTTATCTTAGGGGGTGGAACAGCAACAGGGCAAGAGATTTTGCAGTTTTTTGTATCCTTTGGTTACCTTGGCATTGGCGCAATTATCATTGCAGCCGTCTTGCATATGTGGTTTGGTGCCTATGCTATGGATGTCGGACTTAAATTAAAAGCAGAAGATTCAAAAGATGTTTTTATTTATTTTTGCGGAAAATATCTTGGGCTGTTTTTTTATTGGTTCGCACAACTCTTTATCCTAATCGTTTTTGTCGTGATGATTTCCGGAGCAGGGGCAACGGTTTCTGAACATTTTGGTTTGGGAATAGTCGCCGGCCGAGCAATCATGGCCATAGCCGTTTTAATTACCGCTTTATTCCGATTAGAAACCATTATTAAAATCCTGGGAATTGCCGGGCCGATTATTGTCCTTTTTGCCGTCATTGTAGGGATCGGAAATTTTGAATCAGCAGGATTTTCGCAAGCAGGGGATATTGTTAAGGAGCTTAACTTGTCAAAGGCTACAAGTGATTGGTGGCAAGCCGGTTTTATTTATTCTTCCTTTGTTTTACTTGTAGCACTTCCGTTTTTGGCAAACTTAGGTAAAGGTGAAGTAAAAAGAAGTAATGTAATCATTGGCGGGAGTCTGGGCGGGCTCATTATGCTGATTGGCGTCTTTGCCATCTATATTGGGATTCTATCAAACATTGAAAATCTCCACACAAAAGCTATTCCGACATTAGTTCTAGCTGATCAAATTAGTCCGGCTTTAGCAACAATCTATTCGATTATTTTGCTCATTGCTATTTATACAACAGCGGTTGGAATGCTATGGACGGTTGCAAAGCAATTTTCAAAAGACAACCTATCTAAATATAGAATTCTTGTTGTTACTTTAACAATATTAGGATTTTTTGGCGGATTATTTCCATTTGCGAAGATCATTGATCTTGTTTATCCGATTGTCGGATATATCGGCTTAATTTTAATGGTTGGAATGCTTTACCGCCAATTTATTAATAAGGGAAAACTTGAAAGTGCAACTTCTACTACAGTTAATATTGATAAAAATTTAAGTGAATGA
- a CDS encoding Lrp/AsnC family transcriptional regulator produces MDNLDIKMITILQEDGRISISDLSKKLALSRPSVSERLKRLQEKGIIDGFHALVPPAAVGKKLLVMIELSDLKVSQDVFEQMVSNQPDVIECHRATGHVHYYIKAAIKGTDELSQLIGNFIPFGNTRTSILLASPVVRKVILPG; encoded by the coding sequence ATGGATAATTTGGATATTAAAATGATAACCATACTGCAGGAGGATGGACGAATCTCAATCAGTGATTTATCGAAAAAGTTAGCCCTAAGTCGGCCAAGTGTGTCGGAACGCTTAAAGCGCCTTCAGGAAAAAGGGATCATTGACGGCTTCCATGCCCTAGTTCCTCCTGCGGCTGTAGGAAAAAAATTATTGGTTATGATCGAATTAAGTGACCTTAAGGTATCCCAAGACGTATTTGAACAAATGGTTAGTAACCAGCCAGATGTGATCGAATGCCATCGAGCCACAGGACATGTTCATTACTACATAAAGGCAGCTATAAAGGGAACTGATGAACTATCGCAACTAATCGGAAACTTCATCCCCTTTGGGAATACCAGAACATCTATCCTGCTGGCGTCTCCTGTTGTCAGAAAAGTGATATTACCCGGCTGA
- a CDS encoding YciI family protein, with protein MKYLCLGYFNPEKMDASPKAEIETVLSECQPHLKELYKSGQVIIDVGVDLEVKCLKRMNGKVEVTERPFDKTNEMIGSVFIIEALDIKEAIRVASLHPTTQLDAAEQFNWRIEIRPIHYFEKRE; from the coding sequence ATGAAATACTTGTGTTTGGGTTACTTCAACCCAGAGAAAATGGATGCCAGCCCCAAGGCGGAGATCGAAACTGTCCTGAGCGAATGTCAGCCCCACCTAAAGGAACTTTACAAGAGCGGTCAAGTAATTATAGATGTTGGTGTTGACTTAGAAGTAAAATGCTTGAAGCGGATGAACGGGAAGGTTGAGGTTACTGAGAGACCTTTTGACAAAACAAATGAGATGATAGGCAGTGTGTTCATCATAGAGGCACTTGACATTAAGGAAGCAATTAGGGTGGCCTCCTTACATCCGACCACACAATTGGATGCAGCTGAGCAGTTTAACTGGAGGATTGAAATCCGCCCTATCCACTACTTCGAGAAGAGAGAATAA
- a CDS encoding DUF488 domain-containing protein, which translates to MAEITIKRVYDPHEEADGYRVLVDRLWPRGIKKEDAHLSAWEKEVAPSSGLRKSFNHKPELFGMFREKYLIELRTQTDKIRKMEELYEISKKQKLTLLYAAKDPVNNHAIVLLEELLSKEK; encoded by the coding sequence ATGGCTGAAATTACTATAAAAAGAGTATACGATCCGCATGAAGAGGCTGATGGATACCGGGTATTAGTGGATCGGCTGTGGCCGAGGGGAATTAAAAAAGAAGATGCACATTTATCAGCCTGGGAGAAAGAAGTTGCACCAAGCAGCGGACTTAGAAAATCTTTTAACCATAAGCCTGAACTTTTCGGTATGTTCCGGGAAAAGTATCTCATTGAGCTGCGCACACAGACAGACAAGATTCGCAAGATGGAAGAACTGTACGAGATATCGAAGAAGCAAAAACTTACATTACTATATGCTGCAAAAGATCCAGTAAATAACCATGCGATTGTATTATTGGAAGAATTATTAAGCAAGGAGAAATAG